From one Malus sylvestris chromosome 1, drMalSylv7.2, whole genome shotgun sequence genomic stretch:
- the LOC126630832 gene encoding uncharacterized protein LOC126630832 — translation MGRAKKGPKFAVMKKVVTSKAIKSYKEAVLNPNKKDLTKEKLPRNVPNVSSALFFKHNTALGPPYRVLVDTNFINFSIQNKLDLEKGMMDCLYAKCTPCITDCVMAELEKLGQKYRVALRIAKDPRFERLLCTHKGTYADDCIVERVTQHKCYIVATCDRDLKRRIRKVPGVPIMYITQHKYSIERLPEATIGGAPRF, via the exons ATGGGGAGAGCTAAAAAAGGCCCGAAATTTGCAGTCATGAAGAAGGTGGTCACCTCCAAAGCAATTAAAAG CTACAAAGAGGCGGTTTTGAATCCGAACAAGAAGGATCTCACGAAAGAAAAGCTACCCAGAAATGT GCCAAATGTTTCTTCCGCGCTGTTCTTTAAACACAACACTGCTTTGGGACCGCCTTATCGGGTTTTGGTTGATACCAACTTCATCAATTTCTCTATCCAGAATAAG TTGGATTTGGAGAAAGGAATGATGGATTGCCTGTACGCAAAGT GCACTCCTTGTATCACGGATTGTGTAATGGCAGAGCTTGAGAAATTAGGTCAGAAATATCGTGTGGCTCTGAG GATTGCTAAGGATCCTCGTTTTGAGAGACTACTCTGCACTCATAAAGGAACCTATGCTGATGACTGTATTGTTGAAAGAGTTACCCAG CACAAATGCTACATTGTTGCTACATGCGATCGAGATTTAAAGAGAAGGATCCGAAAG GTCCCTGGTGTGCCAATCATGTACATCACTCAACACAAGTATTCAATTGAGCGGTTGCCAGAAGCAACCATAGGTGGAG CTCCAAGATTTTGA